The nucleotide window ACCCGCAGGCCCCACGGCAGGGTCGTGACGCTGCCGTACAGCTCGTTGTTGAACCAGTTGCCGACCCGGCCGATCGCCTGCGCCAGCGGCAGGGCCGGCGCCAGGGCGTCGGCGAAGACGCTCAGCGGCAGGCCGAGCTGGCGGGCCGCGATCCAGGCGCCCACCGCGCCGCCGGCGACCGCGCCCCAGATGCCGAGGCCGCCCTCCCAGATCTGGAAGACCCGGATCGGGTCACCGCCGGAGCCGAAATACTCGGTCGGCGAGGTGATGACGTGGTAGATCCGCGCGCCGATGATGCCGAACGGGACCGCCCACACGGCCATATCCAGCGAGGCCCAGGGCGCCACGCCACGGCGGCGCAGGCGGTACTCCATGACGAGGACGGCGACGACGATGCCCAGGACGATGCAGAGCGCGTAAGCGCGGAGCGGCAGTCCGAGGACATGCCACACCGAGGTCGTCGGGCTGGGGATGGCGGCGAGGTTCACGCGGGCACCCTACCGCCGATCCCTGATTCGGCAATCACAAGGGCTTGGAAGCCCTCACGCCCTCGGCCAACTCCCCGCTCAGCGCCCGCAGCCGGGACAGGCCCGTGCCCCGGTCGGGTGCGTCCAGGACGCAGCGGATCAGGGCGCTGCCGACGATCACACCGTCGGCGAACGCGGCCACCTCGGCCGCCTGCGCACCCGTTCCGACGCCGAGGCCGACGCCGACCGGCATGCCCGGGTCTACCGCGCGGACGCGGGCGACCAGCTCGGGAGCCTGCGACGACACCTGCGTGCGGGCGCCGGTGACGCCCATCAGCGCGGTCGCGTAAACGAAGCCGCGGCACTGGCCGACGGTCATCGCCAGCCGGGCGTCGGTCGACGACGGCGAGACCAGGAACGTGCGGTCGATCGAGTGCCGGTCGGACGCGGCTATCCACTCCGCGGCCTCGTCCGGGATCAGGTCCGGGGTGATCATGCCGGTCGCCCCGGCCGCGGCGAGGTCGCGGGCGAACGCGTCGACGCCGTACTTCTCGACCGGGTTCCAGTAGGTCATCAGCACGACCGTCGCGCCGGCGTTCGCGACCGCCTCGATGATGCGCAGCGTGTCCCGGGTGCGTACGCCGGCGGCAAGGGCGATGTCGCTCGCCCGCTGGATCACCGGACCGTCCATCACCGGGTCGGAGTACGGCAGCTCGACCTCGATGACGTCGCAGCCGGCCTCGGCCATGGCGACCATCGAGGCGATGCTGTCGTCGACGGTCGGGAAGCCGGCCGGCATGCAGCCGACGAGCACCGCGCGCCCCTCGGCCTTCGCCTTGCCGAAGGTGTCCGCGATGCTCACGACTGCTCCCCCGGTACGAGCTGCTCGACCTGGTCGAGAAGCCCGAAGTAGGCCCCGGCGGTGTGCACGTCCTTGTCGCCGCGGCCGGACAGGTTGATCACGATCGTCGGCGTGCGCCCCAGCTCGGCGGTCAGCTCCGGCACGATCCGCGCGGCGCCGGCCAGGGCGTGCGCGCTCTCGATAGCCGGGATGATGCCCTCGGTGCGGCACAGCAGCTGGAACGCCGCCATCGCCTCGGCGTCGGTGACCGGCTCGTAGCGGGCCCGGCCGGTGTCGTGCAGCCAGGCGTGCTCCGGGCCGACGCCCGGATAGTCCAGGCCCGCCGAGATCGAGTGCGACTCGATGGTCTGGCCGTCCTCGTCCTGGAGCACATAGGTGCGGGCGCCGTGCAGCACGCCCGCCGTGCCGCCGGTGATCGACGCGGCGTGCCTGCCGGTCTCCAGGCCGTCGCCGCCCGCCTCGAAGCCGTACAGGCGCACGGAGGCATCCGGTACGAAGGCGTGGAAGATGCCGATCGCGTTCGAGCCGCCGCCGATGCAGGCGGCGACCGCGTCCGGCAGCCGGCCGATCTTCTCCAGGCACTGCGCGCGGGCCTCGACGCCGATGCCGCCGACGAAGTCGCGGACGATCTCCGGGAACGGGTGCGGCCCGGCCGCCGTGCCCAGCAGGTAGTGCGTCGTGTCGACGCTGGAGACCCAGTCGCGCAGGGCCTCGTTGAGCGCGTCCTTGAGGGTGCGCGAGCCGTTCGACACCGGCACGACGGTGGCGCCGAGCATGCGCATCCGGGCCACGTTCAGCGCCTGCCGCTCGGTGTCCATCTCGCCCATGTAGACCACGCACTCGAGGTCGAGCAGCGCGGCCGCGGTGGCGCTGGCGACGCCGTGCTGGCCCGCGCCGGTCTCGGCGATGACCCGCGGCTTGCCCATCCGCTTGGCGAGCAGGGCCTGGCCCAGCACGTTGCGCACCTTGTGCGCGCCGGTGTGGTTCAGGTCCTCGCGCTTGAGCAGCACCTCGGCGCCGAGCGCCGCGGAGAGCCGTTCGGCGGAGTACAGCAGCGACGGCGTGCCCGCGTAGTCGCGCAGCAGCCCGCCGAAGCGCTCCTGGAAGACCGGGTCGGTCTTCGCCGACCGGTACGCCGCGTCCAGTTCGTCGAGGGCGCGGACGAGCGCCTCGGGTACGAAGCGCCCGCCGAACCGCCCGAAGTGACCGGCCAGGTCCGGCAGCACCGGCGTGCTCGTGCCGGCACCCCGGTCGCTCATCGCACCGGCCGCGGTGTCGCCGGGTGGTTGCCCGCGTTGACGAGCTCGGCGACGGCGTCGCGCGGGCTCTTCTTCGTGACGAGACCCTCGCCGACCAGCACGGCGTCCGCGCCGGCCGACGCGTACCGGATCAGGTCGTGCGGGCCGCGCACGCCGGACTCGGCGATCTTCACGACGTTGTTCGGCAGGCCGGGCGCGATCCGCTCGAAGACGGACCGGTCCACCTCCAGGGTGCGCAGGTCGCGGGCGTTGACGCCGATGACCTGTGCGCCGGCGTCGAGTGCCCGGTCGGCCTCTTCCTCGTTGTGCACCTCGACGAGGGCGGTCATGCCCAGCGACTCGATGCGCTCGAGGAGGCCGACGAGCACGTTCTGCTCCAGCGCCGCCACGATGAGCAGGACGAGGTCGGCGCCGTGTGCCCGGGCCTCGTGCACCTGATAGCTGGAGACGACGAAGTCCTTGCGCAGCACCGGCACCGAGACCGCGGCACGCACCGCGGCCAGGTCCTCGAGCGAGCCGCCGAACCAGCGGCCCTCGGTGAGCACGCTGATGCAGCGGGCGCCACCCGCCGCGTACTCGCCCGCCAGCTCGGCCGGGTCCGGGATGTCGGCCAGCGCGCCCTTGGACGGCGACGACCGCTTGACCTCAGCGATCACCGCCACGCCGGGCTTGCGCAGCGCCGCGTACGCGTCGATCGCCGGCGGGGCCGCCGCGGCGAGGTCACGCACCCGTTCCAGCGAGATCTGCTCCTGCCGGGCCGCGACATCCTCGCGCACACCGGCGAGGATCTCCTCCAGCACGTTCTGCGGTCCTGCACCACGCTCCGCGGGTCCGCCACTGCCCGCTTCCGCCTGATCGGATGTCACCTAATGACTCCCCTCTCCGGGTGTCCTCGGCCCGATGCTAGGTGGCCGCCGACACGTACAGCCCCCCGGGGTACGGCGCGCCTCGCGACGTGGACTGCGGCATAATGCCCTGCCGGGTGTCGCATGTCAGTTCAGTCACATCCTCCTCCTGTGCATCTTCGGCCTAGCTGGGACCCCCTGGATGATCGGCTGACACCACTCAGCGTTGATGGTGGTGACATGGTTCGGAAATACGACACCGGCATCATGGGACTCGGGCAAACTGGTCGGCGGCACCGGGGAACGCCGGCCCCCGGTACGAGTCTTTGTGGAGTGGACCATGCCTGATGCTGAGCTTGGTTTCGCCGCCGTCTCCCGCGCGGTCGTCGCGGTGGCCGCGGACCTCGTCGCCGATGTCGAACGTCGCGTGGTCGGGGATGCGAACGTCCGCACGGCCCAGGGCAACGCCTGGGCGGCGATGTGCGCCGACCGGGCCCGCGCGCAGGCCCGCGCCGACGTGGACGCGCTGGTAGCGACGCTGGCGGCCCGGCCGCGCGGCCCGCAGCCGCCGCAGGGCGGTGCGGAGGCCGGCGACGGCGCACCGGACACCACCCGCGCCACCGGCACCCCCGCGAAGCGCTCCGGCGGACGGCCGAAGGGCCCGAAGGCGGCCCGCGGTCAGCGGGCGGTCGGATCCTCGCCGCGGTCCAGCGCGTCCCAGGCCGCCCTGGTGTCCACCCGCTGATCGGCGTCCACCGCCTGATCGTCGTCCATCGTCTGATCGTCGTCCGGCCGCGCCGCGCCGCGTTCGTAGCGCGCGCCCATTCCCGGCCACTCGTGGCCGTAGCGGGCCGCGGCCAGCCCGCCGAGCAGGATCAGCAGGCCGCCGGCGACGCAGGCGACCGGCCAGACCGTGGCGCCCGCGCCCGCCGAGCCGGTGTCCAGGCCCGCCCGGCCCGCGATCGCGCCCGCCGCGATCCCCAGGCCGGCCAGGGCGAGCAGCCCGCCGAGCACCCGCCGGGGCAGCCCCCGGGTGGCCGGCAGCGCGCCGGCGCCGGCGAGCGCGACGAGCGCCAGGCCGATCACCCACGGCTCGAGGTCGGCGCCGGTGCGAACCGCGCGCAGCGCCGACAGGCCGGGCCGCTCGGTGACGATCTCCGACCAGGTGCGGGTGACGCCGTAGATCGTCAGGCCCGCGCCCGCCGCGCAGAGCAGCACCGTTGCCGTCAGGCGGCGCGCCGGGCTCATCAGCGGGCCGCGCGCAGCGTCTCGGCGGCGGCGATCGCGGCCAGCACCGCGGCGGCCTTGTTGCGGCTCTCCTGCTCCTCGGCGGCGGGGTCGGAGTCGGCCACGATGCCCGCGCCGGCACCCACGTACGCCGTACCGCCGCGCAGCAGCGCCGTGCGGATGGCGATCGCCATGTCCATGTCGCCGGCGAAGCCGAAGTAGCCGACCGTGCCGCCGTACAGGCCGCGGCGGGTCGGCTCGAGGCCCTCGATGATCTCCATGGCCCGGACCTTGGGCGCGCCCGAGAGGGTCCCGGCCGGGAACGTCGCGGCCAGCGCGTCGAAGGCGCTGCGGTCCTCGCGCAGCTCGCCGACCACGGTCGAGACGATGTGCATGACGTGGCTGTAGCGCTCGATGCGCGCGAAGTCCGGCACCTCGACCGTGCCCGCCCGGCAGACCCGGCCCAGGTCGTTGCGGCCCAGGTCGACGAGCATCACGTGCTCGGCGCGCTCCTTCGGGTCGGCGAGCAGCTCGGCGGCGAGCGCGTTGTCCTGCTCGGGCGTCGCGCCGCGCCACCGGGTGCCGGCGATCGGGTGCAGCAGTGCCCGGCGGCCGCCGCCGTCCTCGGCGCTGACCTTGAGGTGCGCCTCCGGCGACGAGCCGACGATATCGAAGTCGTCGAAGCGCAGCAGGTACATGTACGGGCTGGGGTTGGTGGCCCGCAGCACCCGGTAGACGTCGAGCGGGTCCGCGTCGGTGGCCCGCTCGAAGCGCTGCGCGACGACGATCTGGAAGCACTCCCCGGCCCGGATCGCCTCCTTGGCCGCCTCGACCGCCTTCTGGTAGTCGCCCGGCGCGGTGCGGCTGATCACCTCGCCGGGCGGCACCCGCTCGACCGTGGAGATCATCGGCGGGGTGGGCCGCGACAGCGCGGTCGTCATCGCGTCGAGCCGCCCGACCGCCTGGTGGTAGGCCGCGCGGGCCGCCGCCGGGTCCGCGCCGGCGGGCAGGACCGCGTTGGCGACCAGGATCGCCGAGCCGTCGTAGTGGTCGAGCACCACCAGGTCGGTGGCGAGCATCATGCCCAGCTCGGGCAGGGGTACGTCGTCCGCGGCGATCGACGGCAGCCGCTCGAAGCGGCGGATCAGGTCGTAGCTGAGGTAGCCGACCATGCCGCCGGTCAGCGGGGGCAGGTCGTCGCCCGAGCCGGGCTCGGGCGGGTCGGCCAGGGCCGCGACGGTCTCCCGCAGGGCGACCACCGGATCACCCGCCACCGGTACGCCGCCGGGCGGGCTGCCCAGCCAGACGGCCTGGCCGTCGCGCTCGACGAGCGTCGCCGCGCTGCGCACGCCGATGAACGAGTAGCGCGACCAGGCGGCGGTGCCGGCGCCCTGCTCGGCGGACTCGAGCAGGAAGGTGCCCGGCCCGCCCGCGAGCTTGCGGTAGACGCCGACCGGGGTCTCGCCGTCGGCAAGCAGCCGGCGGGTGACGGGCACGACCCGGCGGCGGGCCGCCTGGGCGACGAAACCGTCCTCATCGGGCGAAACCGCTCCAGTGGTGGTCACGGGCGCTCCTCCTGGTGTACGGGCAGGTCCTCGGAGAAGCAGGTGTGCGTTCCGGTGTGGCAGGCCGCGCCGACCTGCTCGACCGTCACCAGCAGCGCGTCGCCGTCGCAGTCCAGCGCGACCGACCGCACGTACTGATGGTGACCGGAGGTAGCGCCCTTCACCCAGTATTCGCGGCGGCTGCGGGACCAGTATGTCGCCCGGCCGGTGGACAAGGTGCGATGCAACGCCTCGTCGTCCATCCATGCCATCATCAGCACGTCGCCGGTTCCGTACTCCTGGACGATCGCGGCCACCAGGCCGCCGGAGTCACGGCGCAGACGGGCGGCGATGGCCGGATCCAGCGCGGAAGTGGGTCCGTTCTCAAGGTCAGGTGCGGGCACAGTGTCAGATTGTCCCGCATCGCCGTCGACCGTCCACCTGGGCGTAGCGGTAACCCACGATCCGGTCACTGACGCGGACTGGGGGTGTGACCGGGCGGCGGATGACGGTACCGTCGTCGTGCGCCGCCTGCCCGGGTGCCGCGCCCGCCGGCCGCCCGGTCTCCCCCGGCGCGGATCGTGCCGTAACTGAAACGGGAGTCTTGACCGATGGAGCCGACGTCCGAGCCCGACCACAACCGCCAGGCGCGCGGCCTCGCCCGCTTCTGGCCGGTGCACGGTGCGGCCGCGCCGGCCCAGCGCCAGTCCGATGAGGATCCGGACGTGTCTGACACCTCCGGCGGCGCCGCCACGGCGCCCACCTCCGACCAGCAAGCCGGCGCCGCCGGCCCGACCGGGGAGCACCCGCAGGTGAGCGATCAGCAGTCCCAGCCGCAAGATGATCAGCAAGGGTCCGACGAGCCGGCACCGAACCCGTTCGCGCCGGGCCGGCCACACCCGGCGCTGACCAGCGACACCCAGATGGTCGCCCTCGGTTCCCGCCGACCGGCCGACGCGCTGCTCAGCGGCGCCAACGGCTCCCGGTGGGGCAACCAGGTCGGCTTCGCGCCGGTCGAGACCAACGGCCACCGAAACGGCGACGCCGGGCCCCGGCACGGCGGCGCCCCGATCACCAACGGCCAGGCGCCCGCCGGCGGCTCGGCCCGGCCCGTGCCCGGGTCGCGCTCCCCGTTCGCCCCGGGCGGCGACGACGGCCCGCCCGCGCCCCGGTCGCCGTTCGCGCCGGCCGAGGAGGGCGGGGCGGCCGACACGCCGTTCGCCGCGTCGCCGTTCGCGCCGCAGGCCTCCGGCTCCGCACCGGCGAGCAGCCCGGTCGCCGAGCCGGCCGCGCCGGCGCACCCCCTGGACCCGGCACACCCGCTGGACCCGGCGCACCCGCTCGACCCGGCGGCGCCGCTGCCCGGTGCCGCGGCGTCCACGCGGCCGCCGGCCGTGCCCCGCCCGGTCAGCGCGCAGCCCGCGGCCTCCGGCTCCGCCCAGGTTCCCGCGCCAAGGCCCAGCCGCCCGGTCAGCGCGCCGCCGGCCGCACCCGAGCAGTCGCAGGCCACCCGGTCCGTGCCGCACACGCTCGCCACGGACCACACCCCGACCCGGCTCGAGCCGACCGGCTGGGCGACGGCCGGGCCCCGGGCGGGAGCCTCCGGCAGCGCGGCCGTGCCGGTCAGTCCCCCGGGCGGCCGCCGCGGCCTCGACGACGAGGAACACCGGACCCCGGCGCCGCGCCGGGCCGCGAGCCTCGACGACGCCGTCGAGGCGCCGGTTGGCCGGCGGGCGGCCCGCGCCGCCGCCGAGGCCGACGCCTCCGACACCCCGCTGCGCCCCGGTGACGTGCGCGAGACCTCGATCACCTTCTGGGAAGAGGCCGCCAGCGAGCAGTTCCGCGCCGAGTGGCACGAGATCAAGGCGCAGTTCGTCGACGACCCGGTCGCCGCGCTGACCAGGGCGCACGACCTGCTCACCGAGGCCGTGCATGAGCTGACCGAGTCGATGCTGGCGGAGCGCGACGATCTCGATCCGCTGCGCGGCACGGGCACGCCGGACACCGAGAGCATGCGCATGTCGATGCGGGGCTACCGCGAGTTCCTGGACCGCATCCTCGCCCTCTGAGCACCGCAAAACCCGCGGAAGCCGCGTTTCCCCCTCCCGGGGAGCGCGGCTTCTGTCATTTCCCGTACCCGGCCGACGGTTACCCGATTGCCCTGCGCGAAGAATTCATCTAGCGTTGAAATCAACATTCGATGATTTCTTGGAGGAGGCGCGATGACCAGCGCCATCGAGGTCCGGGACCTCGTGGTCGATCGGGGCAGACGCCGCGTGCTGCACGGGATCGACTGCTCGGTTCCGGCCGGCAGCGTCGTGGGCCTGCTCGGCCCGAGCGGCAGCGGGAAGACGACGCTCATCCGGGCGGTCGTCGGTGTGCAGATCGTCAAGTCCGGCACGGTCACCGTGCTCGGCGAGCCGGCCGGATCGGCCGCCCTGCGGCGCACGGTCGGCTACGTGACCCAGGCGCCCAGCGTCTATGCCGACCTCACCGTCCGGGAGAACGCGCGGTACTTCGCCTCGCTGTACGGCCTGTCGGCCGCCGACGCGGACACCGCGATCGCGGACGTCGGCCTGACCGACGCCGCCGGCCAGCTGGTCGGCAACCTCTCCGGCGGTCAGCGCAGCCGCGCGTCGCTCGGCTGCGCGATGATCGGCAAGCCCCGGCTGCTGGTGCTCGACGAGCCCACCGTCGGCCAGGACCCGGTGCTGCGGGCCGACCTGTGGGCGAAGTTCCACGCCCTCGCCGCCGAGGGCACGACCCTGCTGGTCTCCAGTCACGTCATGGACGAGGCCGGGCGCTGCGACCGGCTGCTGCTCATCCGCGAGGGGCGGCTGATCGGCGACGACTCCCCCGCCGCGATCCGCACGGCGACCGGCACCGACGACCTCGAGGCGGCGTTCCTGCGCCTGATCCGCGACAGCGAGCAGGAGGCGATGGCATGAGCGAGCTTGCGAGCGAATCATCAACTCAGTCCAAAACTCATGGCATCGCCGGAGCGCCAGCGGAGGCGACGGCATGAGCGAGCTTGCGAGCGAATCATCAACTCAGTCCAAAACTCATGGCATCGCCGGAGCGCCAGCGGAGGGGATGGCATGAGCCTTCGGATCACTTTGTCGACGTGCGGCCGCATCCTGCGGCAGCTTCGGCACGACCGGCGCACCGTCGGCCTGCTGATCGCGGTGCCGGCCGTCCTGCTCACCCTGCTCTACTTCATGTTCGACAACGCGGGCAGCACCTTCGACCGGATCGCGCTGGTCATGCTCGGCGTCTTCCCGTTCGTGATCATGTTCCTGGTGACCAGCATCGCGATGCTGCGCGAACGCACCACCGGCACGCTGGAGCGGCTGCTCACCACCCCGCTCGGCAAGCTGGACCTGCTCTTCGGCTACGGACTCGCGTTCGGGCTCGCCGCCGCCGTGCAGGCCAGCGTCGCGGTCGCGGCGGCGTTCCTGCTGCTCGGGCTCGACACGGCCGGCAATGTCGGGCTGGTCGTGCTGATCGCCGTGGTCAACGCCGTGCTCGGGGTGGCGCTCGGGCTGTTCTGCAGTGCCTTCGCGCGCACCGAGTTCCAGGCCGTACAGTTCCTACCGGTGGTGGTCATTCCCCAGCTGCTGCTCTGCGGGCTGTTCGTGCCGCGGGAGCAGATGGCGGGCTGGCTACAGGCGGTCGCGGACGTCCTTCCGCTGTCGTACGCCGTCGAGGCGCTGGCCGAGGTCGGCGCGCACCCCGACCCCACCACGACGATGTGGCGCGGC belongs to Amorphoplanes digitatis and includes:
- the trpA gene encoding tryptophan synthase subunit alpha, which produces MSIADTFGKAKAEGRAVLVGCMPAGFPTVDDSIASMVAMAEAGCDVIEVELPYSDPVMDGPVIQRASDIALAAGVRTRDTLRIIEAVANAGATVVLMTYWNPVEKYGVDAFARDLAAAGATGMITPDLIPDEAAEWIAASDRHSIDRTFLVSPSSTDARLAMTVGQCRGFVYATALMGVTGARTQVSSQAPELVARVRAVDPGMPVGVGLGVGTGAQAAEVAAFADGVIVGSALIRCVLDAPDRGTGLSRLRALSGELAEGVRASKPL
- the trpB gene encoding tryptophan synthase subunit beta, which translates into the protein MSDRGAGTSTPVLPDLAGHFGRFGGRFVPEALVRALDELDAAYRSAKTDPVFQERFGGLLRDYAGTPSLLYSAERLSAALGAEVLLKREDLNHTGAHKVRNVLGQALLAKRMGKPRVIAETGAGQHGVASATAAALLDLECVVYMGEMDTERQALNVARMRMLGATVVPVSNGSRTLKDALNEALRDWVSSVDTTHYLLGTAAGPHPFPEIVRDFVGGIGVEARAQCLEKIGRLPDAVAACIGGGSNAIGIFHAFVPDASVRLYGFEAGGDGLETGRHAASITGGTAGVLHGARTYVLQDEDGQTIESHSISAGLDYPGVGPEHAWLHDTGRARYEPVTDAEAMAAFQLLCRTEGIIPAIESAHALAGAARIVPELTAELGRTPTIVINLSGRGDKDVHTAGAYFGLLDQVEQLVPGEQS
- a CDS encoding ABC transporter ATP-binding protein, which codes for MTSAIEVRDLVVDRGRRRVLHGIDCSVPAGSVVGLLGPSGSGKTTLIRAVVGVQIVKSGTVTVLGEPAGSAALRRTVGYVTQAPSVYADLTVRENARYFASLYGLSAADADTAIADVGLTDAAGQLVGNLSGGQRSRASLGCAMIGKPRLLVLDEPTVGQDPVLRADLWAKFHALAAEGTTLLVSSHVMDEAGRCDRLLLIREGRLIGDDSPAAIRTATGTDDLEAAFLRLIRDSEQEAMA
- a CDS encoding anthranilate synthase component I; the encoded protein is MTTTGAVSPDEDGFVAQAARRRVVPVTRRLLADGETPVGVYRKLAGGPGTFLLESAEQGAGTAAWSRYSFIGVRSAATLVERDGQAVWLGSPPGGVPVAGDPVVALRETVAALADPPEPGSGDDLPPLTGGMVGYLSYDLIRRFERLPSIAADDVPLPELGMMLATDLVVLDHYDGSAILVANAVLPAGADPAAARAAYHQAVGRLDAMTTALSRPTPPMISTVERVPPGEVISRTAPGDYQKAVEAAKEAIRAGECFQIVVAQRFERATDADPLDVYRVLRATNPSPYMYLLRFDDFDIVGSSPEAHLKVSAEDGGGRRALLHPIAGTRWRGATPEQDNALAAELLADPKERAEHVMLVDLGRNDLGRVCRAGTVEVPDFARIERYSHVMHIVSTVVGELREDRSAFDALAATFPAGTLSGAPKVRAMEIIEGLEPTRRGLYGGTVGYFGFAGDMDMAIAIRTALLRGGTAYVGAGAGIVADSDPAAEEQESRNKAAAVLAAIAAAETLRAAR
- a CDS encoding Trp biosynthesis-associated membrane protein, with amino-acid sequence MSPARRLTATVLLCAAGAGLTIYGVTRTWSEIVTERPGLSALRAVRTGADLEPWVIGLALVALAGAGALPATRGLPRRVLGGLLALAGLGIAAGAIAGRAGLDTGSAGAGATVWPVACVAGGLLILLGGLAAARYGHEWPGMGARYERGAARPDDDQTMDDDQAVDADQRVDTRAAWDALDRGEDPTAR
- the hisI gene encoding phosphoribosyl-AMP cyclohydrolase, with translation MPAPDLENGPTSALDPAIAARLRRDSGGLVAAIVQEYGTGDVLMMAWMDDEALHRTLSTGRATYWSRSRREYWVKGATSGHHQYVRSVALDCDGDALLVTVEQVGAACHTGTHTCFSEDLPVHQEERP
- a CDS encoding ABC transporter permease, which codes for MSLRITLSTCGRILRQLRHDRRTVGLLIAVPAVLLTLLYFMFDNAGSTFDRIALVMLGVFPFVIMFLVTSIAMLRERTTGTLERLLTTPLGKLDLLFGYGLAFGLAAAVQASVAVAAAFLLLGLDTAGNVGLVVLIAVVNAVLGVALGLFCSAFARTEFQAVQFLPVVVIPQLLLCGLFVPREQMAGWLQAVADVLPLSYAVEALAEVGAHPDPTTTMWRGLTVVAGAAIIALVLAAATLRRRTP
- the trpC gene encoding indole-3-glycerol phosphate synthase TrpC, whose translation is MLEEILAGVREDVAARQEQISLERVRDLAAAAPPAIDAYAALRKPGVAVIAEVKRSSPSKGALADIPDPAELAGEYAAGGARCISVLTEGRWFGGSLEDLAAVRAAVSVPVLRKDFVVSSYQVHEARAHGADLVLLIVAALEQNVLVGLLERIESLGMTALVEVHNEEEADRALDAGAQVIGVNARDLRTLEVDRSVFERIAPGLPNNVVKIAESGVRGPHDLIRYASAGADAVLVGEGLVTKKSPRDAVAELVNAGNHPATPRPVR